A single genomic interval of Rhizobium leguminosarum bv. trifolii WSM1325 harbors:
- a CDS encoding histone deacetylase superfamily (PFAM: histone deacetylase superfamily~KEGG: rec:RHECIAT_CH0000288 acetylpolyamine aminohydrolase protein), with translation MRVIYSEDHKLRDARTELHAGQLVTPFEAPFRAEWILAAVKQAGFTDVVAPDPHGLETARKVHDPAYLDFLATVWDRWVAAGFTGEAIANSFAVRRTSQRVPDNIVGAIGHYANAADTSITKGSYEAAIASMRCAISGADWLTQGNRFAFALCRPPGHHAGIDLFGGYCFINNSGVAAQRLLDSGARKVAVLDVDFHHGNGTQDIFYRRGDVFTASLHGDPMHAFPYFLGHADEEGEGEGEGSNRNYPMPPGTPWDVWSSALADALTRIKTFGAEAVVVALGVDTFERDPISFFSLTSDDFTRMGAMISATGLPVLACMEGGYGVPEIGLNVANVLKGLEA, from the coding sequence ATGCGCGTCATCTATTCCGAAGATCACAAGCTGCGCGATGCCAGGACCGAGCTGCACGCCGGCCAACTGGTGACGCCCTTCGAGGCGCCGTTCCGCGCCGAATGGATTCTTGCGGCGGTCAAGCAGGCGGGCTTCACCGACGTCGTGGCGCCCGATCCGCACGGACTGGAAACGGCTCGAAAAGTACATGATCCCGCCTATCTGGATTTTCTCGCCACCGTATGGGACCGCTGGGTGGCGGCTGGTTTCACCGGCGAGGCGATCGCCAATTCCTTTGCCGTTCGCCGCACCAGCCAGCGTGTACCCGACAATATCGTCGGCGCGATCGGCCACTACGCCAATGCCGCCGATACCTCGATCACCAAGGGCTCCTACGAGGCGGCGATCGCTTCCATGCGCTGTGCTATATCAGGCGCCGACTGGCTGACGCAGGGCAATCGCTTCGCCTTCGCGCTCTGCCGCCCGCCCGGGCACCATGCCGGCATCGATCTCTTCGGCGGCTATTGCTTCATCAACAATTCGGGCGTCGCGGCACAGCGGCTGCTCGATAGCGGTGCGAGGAAAGTCGCGGTGCTGGATGTCGATTTCCACCATGGCAACGGCACCCAGGATATCTTCTATCGCCGCGGCGATGTCTTCACCGCCTCGCTGCATGGTGATCCCATGCATGCCTTTCCCTATTTCCTCGGCCATGCCGACGAGGAAGGCGAGGGCGAGGGCGAAGGTAGCAACCGCAACTATCCGATGCCGCCGGGCACGCCTTGGGATGTCTGGTCTTCGGCCCTTGCCGATGCGCTCACCCGCATCAAGACATTCGGCGCCGAGGCGGTCGTCGTGGCGCTCGGCGTCGATACCTTCGAGCGCGATCCGATCTCCTTCTTCAGCCTCACCTCGGACGATTTCACCCGCATGGGCGCGATGATATCAGCCACCGGCTTGCCGGTGCTCGCCTGCATGGAGGGCGGTTACGGCGTGCCGGAGATCGGCCTTAACGTCGCCAACGTCCTCAAGGGTCTGGAAGCCTGA
- a CDS encoding regulatory protein RecX (PFAM: regulatory protein RecX~KEGG: rec:RHECIAT_CH0000289 DNA repair transcriptional regulator protein): MTDETVPSDIPTSRMLSWARNSAIYRLERRMMTEKQLFDAISRKAKEKFEDISAAQLKAIADFAVKFAYDNKVLDDSAYAEISTRSAVRGGKSKRAIAQKLAAKGVSSDKVGAALEEADDLYAAAIFARKRAFGPFRRVELDEKRKAKELSAFARNGFSFDIGRKIFDMSFEDAEEVILAGRSLVPQHQRS; this comes from the coding sequence ATGACCGACGAGACCGTTCCATCCGATATCCCGACATCCCGCATGCTGAGCTGGGCGCGCAACTCCGCTATCTATCGCCTGGAGCGACGGATGATGACGGAAAAGCAGCTGTTTGACGCCATCAGCCGCAAGGCGAAGGAGAAATTCGAGGATATCAGCGCGGCGCAACTCAAGGCCATCGCCGATTTCGCGGTCAAATTTGCCTATGACAACAAGGTGCTCGACGACAGCGCCTATGCGGAGATCAGCACGCGCTCTGCCGTGCGCGGCGGTAAATCGAAGCGCGCGATCGCCCAGAAGCTAGCTGCCAAGGGCGTCTCCAGCGACAAGGTTGGGGCTGCACTTGAAGAGGCTGACGATCTCTATGCCGCAGCGATATTTGCCCGCAAGCGCGCCTTCGGCCCCTTCCGCCGGGTCGAGCTTGACGAAAAGCGAAAGGCCAAAGAGCTTTCGGCTTTCGCCCGCAACGGCTTCAGCTTCGATATCGGCAGGAAGATCTTCGACATGAGCTTCGAAGACGCGGAAGAGGTCATCCTCGCCGGCCGATCTTTGGTGCCTCAGCATCAGCGCTCTTGA
- a CDS encoding protein of unknown function DUF6 transmembrane (PFAM: protein of unknown function DUF6 transmembrane~KEGG: ret:RHE_CH00255 permease protein), translating into MDIKNIETGTDSAALIAQPGVSSASGGLAAGVAMCLMSMSSIQFGAALSSSAIATYGVAGATWLRLAFAAIILAAVIRPSVLRYSGAQWRATLLLGTTTAAMTLCFFAAIQRLPLGLAIAIDFLGPLSVAVFGYGLTWRLTWPLIAAAGILFLAHDGEGWVGNSSGVLFALGSAVGWAVYILLTKKVGAAFKGLEGLSMSLLVAGLVATPFGLAETGGAFTLKGLVEVLGLAILVPLLPYALEMVALRRMPSASFGILMSLEPALGALAGFLILAQPMTALQMLGTALVVAASAGATASAAKS; encoded by the coding sequence ATGGACATCAAGAATATCGAGACCGGCACGGATAGCGCAGCCTTGATTGCGCAGCCGGGCGTATCGTCGGCTTCGGGCGGCTTGGCGGCCGGTGTCGCGATGTGCCTGATGTCGATGTCGTCGATCCAGTTCGGCGCGGCACTGTCTTCGTCAGCCATTGCGACCTATGGCGTTGCCGGCGCCACCTGGCTGCGGCTTGCTTTCGCGGCGATCATCCTTGCCGCCGTCATCAGGCCTTCGGTGCTGCGTTATAGCGGCGCCCAATGGCGGGCGACATTGCTGCTCGGCACGACGACGGCTGCCATGACGCTCTGCTTCTTCGCTGCGATCCAGCGGCTGCCGCTCGGTCTGGCGATCGCCATCGATTTTCTTGGGCCGCTCTCGGTCGCCGTCTTCGGCTATGGCCTGACCTGGCGGCTCACCTGGCCGTTGATCGCTGCGGCCGGCATTCTCTTCCTCGCCCATGACGGCGAAGGCTGGGTCGGCAATTCCTCAGGCGTCCTCTTCGCCCTCGGCTCGGCTGTGGGATGGGCGGTCTATATTCTGCTGACGAAGAAGGTCGGCGCCGCCTTCAAGGGGCTGGAAGGTCTCTCGATGTCACTGCTCGTTGCCGGCCTCGTCGCAACTCCTTTCGGTCTTGCCGAGACAGGGGGCGCTTTCACGCTGAAGGGACTGGTCGAGGTTCTCGGCCTTGCCATTCTTGTGCCGCTCTTGCCCTATGCGCTGGAGATGGTGGCGCTGCGGCGCATGCCGTCGGCATCATTCGGCATCTTGATGAGCCTCGAACCGGCGCTCGGCGCTCTCGCCGGCTTTCTGATCCTCGCCCAGCCGATGACCGCGCTGCAGATGCTGGGTACTGCGCTCGTCGTGGCGGCCAGCGCCGGCGCCACCGCCTCGGCGGCGAAGAGCTAG
- a CDS encoding conserved hypothetical protein (KEGG: rec:RHECIAT_CH0000291 hypothetical protein), which translates to MDNDIQGRPAHVAAIRERAEAEMREMGVDAAFIDRLVETFYGRVLAHPDLGPVFDARLSGRWPEHMAKMKSFWSAVAFRSGAYGGKPVQAHTGVQNLTPDLFPKWLSLFAATLDDIAPTPEAKAWFMATAERIAKSLILSLFYNPALDDPARKPA; encoded by the coding sequence CCCTGCCCATGTCGCGGCGATCCGCGAAAGGGCGGAGGCGGAGATGCGGGAAATGGGCGTCGACGCGGCCTTCATCGACAGGCTGGTCGAGACCTTTTACGGGCGCGTGCTCGCGCATCCCGATCTCGGCCCGGTGTTCGACGCCAGGCTATCCGGGCGCTGGCCGGAGCATATGGCGAAAATGAAGAGCTTCTGGTCGGCCGTTGCCTTCCGCAGCGGCGCCTATGGTGGCAAGCCGGTGCAGGCGCATACGGGTGTCCAGAACCTGACACCCGATCTCTTTCCGAAGTGGCTGTCGCTGTTTGCCGCAACGCTTGACGATATCGCGCCAACGCCGGAGGCCAAGGCCTGGTTTATGGCAACGGCGGAGCGGATCGCCAAGAGCCTGATACTGTCGCTGTTCTACAATCCGGCGCTCGACGATCCCGCCCGCAAACCCGCCTGA